In the genome of Arabidopsis thaliana chromosome 4, partial sequence, the window ATTTCATTGTAGGTGATGCTGGGATACTTTTTCGCAACCTCGCGACAAGATTCCAAGAACAAACCATCCGCAAGTTTCATGATGTTAGCCTTATGCACCGCTGTAACTTTCTTCCTGTTGTTCAGGTAGGCATACTCAAAAGCATACTTTGCAATACGCTCCGAACAGAACTTCGTGATCACCTAAGCATAGAAATAGGATCAGAACAATCACACATAACATACAAAGACCACTTGCAAACGAAGATGATTCCACAAATACAGATTGAATCCAAAACGAGGAGCAGAAATCGGAATTCTCACCTTCAGACTCTCAACGACACCAGGAACAACCTCGTGCTCAAGCCCCGCGTACTCACCTTCAGTGTTCTCTCTGATGACAACGATGTCAACATTCTCATGGCGAGTAGGTAAACCAGGCAAATTAAAACAGTTGACCAGAGAAGCAAAGAGGTCAAGCTCTTTCCTAAGCTGGACGTTAAGAGAACtaacaccaccaccaacagGAGTCTTAAGCCCACCTTTCAAACAAACCTTATTCTTCCTTATCGACTCCATCACTTCCGGCGGCACACGGCTCATTTCTCCGTGAACATCGTACTTCTCGAAGAAGATCGGAGCGTGCATCGCTTCCATCACCTGTTCCACGGCGTTCGTCACCAGAGGACCGATTCCATCTCCGGGGATCAGCGTCACTGCGCGTGGTGCTCCGTCACCGGGTCTGGGCATGTAAGTCACGGATCGGGTTTGAATACCTGATCCATTCGCGTTTCTAGCTAGATTCTTGAGGAGAGTTAGCGATCTGCGAGACATTTTTGTCTTCAATTTTGGGTTGAATCTGAAAAGATTTGatcgaaagagaagaagaagattcgcCCTTTGGCTTTTGGGAGCTGGAGGCGGACGAAAAGCGtttattgttaaaatttagttatttacaCAATTCGCCCCAAAATCTTCATCTCATTAAGATATTTCCATAAAACAATAGATAATCACCGATTAGACCACTTTGTTTCAGAATCGTCAATTAAGATATTTATACAAATCCCCCCAATCATTTAACTTCATCAACATTTACTCAGTAATTAATTTAGTTTGACATTTGCTTATTTTTCACTTCagatatttacaaaattgCCGCAAAATCATTGATCATGCAGAGTACTACATTATTTGCAAAATCATAACTTGCACCCTCGAATTTCATCAAGGCTTTGGTGAAAGAAGTCTTAGAAACACGGAGATTGGCAATGTTAAGAGATTCGAAGCATAGTCACGTGAATCAACTCCTTCGTCATCCTGATTTTTAGTACCAAATGGTACAATCAGGTACACTTGGTCTGATTCTCTTGACataggttttttgttttccatgtTGTTTTCTCCTGTCTCTGAAGTTTAGGTGGCAATGATAGGTTCAGGATCAATATCTTCCTTTGTGTCACTCACTGaatcagaaagaaacaaaaacaaaccaaaacgaGAACCTTTTGTCTGCAGGCTTACTTGTTTCTTTAACAAATACTGATTTGAGGATTTAACAGAGATACTCTGGTTAGGAACTTGGAAGATCACTCCACTAGGTGGTTCTCTCTCTTGAACACATATTCCTGCTTAAAAACCAAGAGAATCTCTATAAATATCATGTGTCCTCACCATCCAAGTATACACTTTCTTCTCTACTTTTTCTGCCAAAAATAGCTTCTGTGTTTATATGACTATCATTGCCTATATAAGTAAAACGTCTAGCCTTTTCTTACTTTCAAACTGgcataatgttttttcttgtttctttctgaATACTAACTCCTTATTGACTGTAATGTTTGTACACAGTAAGCTTTGATGCCCCAAAAAGCACCCTTAAGAATTTCATGCATAgttaagtaagaaaataaatacaagtGACGATGTAGAAGATATATCAATTTAACATACTTGCAGAGCTTAGTAGAATCCAGAAGACAAATGATGTACAGACAATaataatacatacatataagcATGTTTCTCTGGTACGCATCGCcttattatacaaaaaatcTGCTAAGCCGATGCAGGAAACCAGTCCACTACTGCTGCTTGCAAAATGGGGGCACTGAAAATATGTTTACAAACGATGCCCATTGCTATAAAATGGTGagtaatatttttctaacaCACTAGTAAATTAGTCGAATCTCctgctcttttcttttcttttcttgcagGTAACAACCTTATACCTGATAGCTTATAACGAGGGACCAAGACCGATGCTACCAAAAGAACCTCCCAGCTTGACTTGAGAAGCTTCATGAACACTTATCTTGATCGTGCGGCTCTGTGATGATCTATAAATGTCGATACATTCCTCGAGATCCGCTTCACATGTCAGAAGAACCCATTCCTTGTCATCATCCAGGTACTTAAGATCAAAGGGTGCAATATTATCTATGTTAAAACGCCTAGCAATCTCATGCTGCAACTCTCTGAAGCCCCAAGTAGGAAGCAAAGTAAACCGTACTTTGGCTTCACCAAATGTGGCTTTCACTTTTGAGGCCCCTCCAGCTTTCAACTTCCTGCTACTATTCTCCGGTAACCGAGGTGGATTTTCGAAAAGAGGATGCTCACTGAATGTTTTGTGGCTCAGGGTTCTAGAGAGGGACTTTGTTTCATCCTGATTCATGGTATGAAGTCTCACTTCGCTACGAGCTCTCTTCAAGATCGCGCTAGCATTTTCAGCCATCAGAGTGGTTACAGTATTTGAGGTAGTCCCAGTATTGGTACTTTGATTAGCTCCAGTTGAACAACAGGTGCTTGAACCAGAGCTGTGGCtacaagaagatgatggtgGTGACTTTGGAGCTGCAGCAGTTCCCTGTGCTGAAACACCGTTCTCCGTTTGAGCATTTGGATTCTTGAAGGAAGTGCCAGTACCAGACATATGTGGGGAGCTTAATTCTGGGAAACTTGTATAGAATGAATCAAGTTGAATAGAACCTTGAACACCTTGAACAGAGTCTATAACAAGTTGGAGTTTCTTTAATGAATGCCCCACTTTCTTGATCTTCCGGGAAGGCCATCGTGTTATCCCGTGTTGTCTGCATATTCTTTTCAAGGTAGTTGGACAAACTGCaacatgaaaatgaaactgCGTGAATGAATCATCACTTTCTGAGAGATTGATAAGATAGACATAATAACtataagttttctttcttaccaCCAATGCTCTTGGCTGCATCTTTGAGGCTTCCTGCAAAGTATTGTCGAAGAACTTCTAAACCAATtgtcttttctgtttttgttcttctcttctcaccTGGTCTTCTACTGCCTAGTAATGTCTGCCCAACACCAAAGGAAGCTGATTCAAAACTTGGATCCATGTCGATTCTGAGTCCTGAATTTGTCACCTTTTGAAACTGCTCAGCTTCTGAAAGAAAGTTATTGTGGCCTGATCCAATCTGATTGTTATCCCATCCAGATGTAAGCATAAACTCTTCTTTTGGCTCTTCTTTTTGGTACTCCCAAGAAAGTGACACGCCTTTACCTTTCTCATTTGCCTTTATCATGTGTGAGATCCATGAAGAATCTTCCTGAGAAATTTCTTCCAAAGGCAATGGTTTCATATCCTCTCCGGTTCCTGCGTTGATAAGTGGGTTCTCTGCAAAAACAACTTCCTCTCTAACGGGAAATACAACTTCTAGCTCAAGCTCTTTATCAATGAAAAGATTTAAGCTCCTGAAATCCTGCTGAAGGGTCGCAGACAGAGACTTGAGCATATCTTGTTGTGCTTCGGTGTCAAGGCAAgcttttggaaagaaaaactCCAACACAAACTCAACCGAActattgaatttgtttttcaatggGACTGCTAAAGCAGCATGTAGACCAGAGATCTTAGCATGGTGTGCAAGAGGGTAGTTGGTCTTGCTAAAAGTGGTTACTTCGGGCACGAAAAACAGTTTGGTTGCGTTGAATGCTTTTCCTACAATGCCTTCCCCTTGAAGCAGATGGTGTTCAGAACATGCCTCTAGAAAATGACGACTCTGATGGTCAGGGACAATGCAAGCATCATCAACAGTTGAAACACACTCAGAGAAGTTCTCATCAGAATGGCGGGATCCAACTTTGCCTTGCCGAGCACACGGTGCCCACGTTAAAGCCAGAGGCAGGTCATATACTCTGCAGACCAATGTCAAAAACTCTGATACCTCAGGTAATGCAGCATAGTAGAATTCATTATAGACCTGcagaaactgaaacaaaaaggGCATATGACATTTAGCAACCAAAATTCATTGTTTCTATGTATTGATGAAGTAAGGGTTTGATTTAGGAGACCATTTTTACACACCTCTCTGCTTGGGGGATTCAAGCTTCTTGAACTCCTTAGATTAACagactacaaaaaaaaacaagaattttcTTTACGctacaatacaaacaaaacttcCCATTGAGTTAGAGAAATCAAGGGAAGAGAAAAAACCTCGAGAGCTTTACAGATATTATCAAGCTCTGGCCTGTAATTCATCTTCTGAGTTGTTGTAACAATCTCAACAACACCCAAACAAGTTCCACTACCTCTTTCAAACACAGGAAGGGCTAATGATCCACGAACATCACATTGCTCTGCTTCTTTGATCCGCGGATACTCTTCGCTTCTAAAGAACCGCACATCAGGTGTCCACTCAGGtagtttcttaagaaaaacacGACCGGGGAGACCAACAGACTCTTTAGAATCCTCATCAGCCAGGAAATTATAAGCCACTGAAACATCTCTATATCTTTTAAGACTCGAGTATTTCGGGTTGAAGAAGTGTGGCTGCTCCGAAGTTGTGAGAAAGTTCTTGCCTTCTTGTTGAATTGGTAGCCATATCTGTATGAGGAAGTCTTTATCTTGCACCTCCTCGTTAAGACCCTCTATAGCTTGTACTAATCTCTCTTTCACTGATGAAGAAGGACCTTGGCTTGTTCTTGGAGCAATCcaatatcttcttcctccctCAGATTCTTCAAGGAGAAACTTCTCTGCTTGTGCAGAACTCATAACTGCAGACTGGTCAAAAGGTACTTGATTGGAGAGATCCTCGATCTTGAGAAAGCCCGGTGGTATTGGAGGAAACTTTCTCCCTGTTTCTTCGTTGGAGATATGATCTTGTGAAAGGTTCTCAGCATATTGATAACCGTAAAGGTacgagttgttgttgttgtcattcATGGTAGTAGAATCGGATACTTGTTGTCCCATGGTCTGCTTCAAGCTCTTACCATCAGTTGTCTCAAGCCAACATCCATCAAACAAGAGTTCATCCATGAAATCCATATCCATAGCGGAGTCAGAGAATACACCAAAGTTAGAGTTTGGTAAGAAATTGCCATCTCCACCACCACGACCACCTTCCATATCaaaacaatctctttctcttgtatCAACCAAAAGCCTACCAATCAAATTATTCAAAGACTTGTTCTTTGATGTTGTAGTAATTCAAGAACCAGCAAGACCAAGCGTCTTTGAGGTCCCCTTAAGGTTCCTTTCGTCGTTGTCTACATAACCGATCTGCAAAGGTTGCAGAAACATGATCaagaaccaaacaagaaacaagataagagccaaaaaaaactcagtCTTTGTCAACTGGAAGATCAAAAGTGTGTTTCAACATGTATATAATAGATTTTAAGAGATGTGAGATCATATATAGAGAGAGTATATAAAAGCTAGAGAGAGTTGACTTGAAAGAAGGATTCATCAAGTACTAACATCAGCTTCTCAAGTACAATATTCCCCAATGGACATGGAAACTCCAAGAGGGCCAATTATTGAGCCCTTCAAAGAcaattcatacaaaaaaattccaGCAGACAATAAATGCCACacacaagaaaagaagaaaaaaaaagataatggaattataaaattaagaatatgATGCGCTTCATGACATCAGTttccaaagaacaaaaaaatcttctgATGCTCCATAACACAACAAGTATCCaaaaaaaacccagaaataGTTACTAtcttgaaagagaaaaaagttacTTACTTTATCAAGATTCCTTGAGCAAGTAGAGAGAATTtcaggaagaaaaaaaagaattgactTTGGGTTTCAAACACACAGAAGAAGTAAGTTAACtgacagaaaaacaaaagttttgctctgtttttcagTTATTAagaggttttgtttgtttggtctATGTTTATTGGTACACAGACACATAAATGATGAAAAGATtctgaaccaaaaaaaaaaagcttaaggAAAAATTCTTTAGCTCTCAAATAGATGATAGTATCATCACcacaagttctttttttttctctctctctggacACAAGTAGGTGATGAAGGGTAATATTAGTCTATTTTAATCTCACCATGTGGGCGTGCAGAATCTTTCCCCAAGAACAAAGTGGACCCTTTTTATTACCATCCAATTAGATCTCTCTACTGTTTCTTCTAATTAAAATTCACACTTACATTAGTTTAGCAAAAAATAATCTCACCatgcttctctgttttgttctgcGAAGATAttgagaaatagaaaaaaagagagttttgaGAAGTTATGGTTTTTTTAAGAGCTGAGATGATTGTTCTTCTTAATGATGTAGTTGGTGATGTCTTTTGGCCTATTTGTTTGAGATTCttccaaattttaatatattaattaggtataattaattattgattaCGTAAGCAAATATGTACATTTGATTGGTTAAACTCGATCTGTAAATGTATCAATGGAAAGAAGAGGGAGAAAGATTCTTTGCAGAAGACAATGTCTGTCATTGAACAGgtttcattaattattttgaccttcaagattctttctttaatttactCCTCTCAAAAACAATAATCCCTTTCTGACCTCAGCcctagtttttttatttaatttgtttgattgatttttgtttacaaagtttgaaattttcttaaacGCCCTTTGAATAAATTATTGCTttttattcatctttcttttggtttcagaATTTGCCATGGTGTTTATTTTTCCATCTCTCTGTACgtaataactaataagtatatatacatgtgtatgtgtgtgtgtgtgtgtgtatgcaCATAGATTGATACAAggatacaaattaaaataattagcCAATAGTTACTCTTCTTCTATAAGATTGAGTTTTGTATTGATTTCAGTACAAAAGAGGTTTTAAactatgttatatatattcattgaAATTGTTAACTTTAATGCTTTTCTGAAAGTTAATTACATGCTTTCAAATGGCATCCATGTGAGTCTGATTCATGGAAGAAGAGGCTGAAATAGTTTTTTTCCGAATTATACAATGATTCGTTCACTAGCTAATTGcctaattgaattttttttatttttttttataaaagttcACACTAATTTATCATAgcaaactttttaaaaactataatgATAGACGTCGTACTTTCCATTTTCCATGATGGCTATAAAGTGTCATCATTTAGAAATTACTTGAATTATTGAAGTTCAATAACAAATGTTGGGATATTTGACCAAAACAGATATGAAAATAACCACatttttacataaatttagattttttaaaaggaatttATGTGTGTTATATATGGATCCCAGAAGTACTTGAATCATTTAGAAATCTTCTTAAACTTCTTAATTTTTGaacatatgattttttttctcaaagtGTGTACAattaaaggaaaatgaaacaaagaagcagtaatttttttgtccaaaaaaaaagaaacagtaatTTCAATTAATAACagtttaaaatatcattttccaTAGTTTCAACAATACTGTATACAggttaattttcaaaatatcactTTCCATAGTTCCAACACTACAGACAGTAggttaatttataaaaaattatgtatatatgaacGGTTTAAAACGATATGTGATATATATCTGAttgtatatatgatatattaacTTTCGGATATACATATATGCTTGatatgaaatattatttttcttaatttttgaaaagttaaaaatattagatatatatatctttgtttgtgcattggattcttctactagaaagaagaagaaaggcaTTTGTTGCAAACACACATACAGATAAAATTGGAGAAGATATCATGttgaaacaaatatgaaaagagTGTGAAGTAGCTAAGAATGAAGCATCTTTTAGAGAGCTATTGTGCTAGAATAACGTGTGGTGACTGGTGAAGAAAgcattttattcaaaaacttgattgaaaagagattttttttgttgaaaagaagagagagtgtTCATAGTGAAAGAAACAcgaatattaataaaaaaaaattgcaaatgtAGGTCGTTGATGACGAAGAGTAAAAAGGAGCTGCTCATTAAACTCTATAAACTGTGTTCAATAATTAACATGTGTTTGAATTAATTTGTTCGGTTGATTGGATTAGTtagactttttgttttgtaaaacaaaacttagtgATAGTTGTAGaaaccattattttttttgtcagagAACGTTGTAGAAACCATCCGGTACTTGTTATAGCTTTTGTGTCAGTTAGTTCGTTGATGTGAGTTATGCTCTACACCTAGTTCAGAATGCATAAGTACAATAACATAAccaaagaagatgattcatCATATATAAGATTCAACGAAGTGGTCAGATTCAGTGAGATAATATGTATGTGGAAAATAAAACGTATACAAAATGTACGTAAAAAGTGTACTAAGCAATGTACCCATCCGAGAAATTTCGTGATTGAGTCACTCGTTCTTTTATAAGGTTTACATTTAGAAGATTTTAATGTGCGACTTCAACATGAAAGTTGACAATTTCAGTACCGATGAAGACAGAAGTTATCGATCCAAGTCCAACTATACGGCAAATTCATCATCCAATCCGGTCTTACACACATGTTCTTCTCGATTTTGTCAATTCTGAAAATAGTAAAGTAGATGACATTTATAgaaataatctaaaataattTGCAAAGGGTCATCAAGGCTTTGAGATGAGAGAAATATGGGTTAAGTAGTTAAGCCACTTTGCTCCAAAAAGTAAGGATCAAACGGCTCTCAGCGATCTGAGGAGTCATCGTCCCTTCTTCATCGTCCGATCCCCGACTCGCCGCATCCAAAGACCTCACTAAACAAATGGTTTCCTTTACATTATAATCGTCTTACTTTAAGTTTCCTCATATTTCATAACACTTAGTTGAAATCCTCGTGTTTGTACGATAAGTTGATAACTTATCAGTTTTAACGTTAACGTATAcatacaatttatttatattacaaTTTATACAAGATATATTGTCGTGCACGAAATATCTctctaatttttatgtataaaaaaattgcaCGAAATTTCTAACACTGAAATTCTTTGTCTGAATCCAGCAGGTCCTACACATGTCGCTTTTACGGAAACaataatttatctctttaattaCATGATTAAACCTCCTTATAAGTTAACAAATGTCAAAACCAAGAGCGTCATGTATATTGTAAGCGTAAAATTGCTAAGAATGATTAGTAAGTGGCGCTAAATCTAAAGGCAAATGTTAATTGTAGTAAGTAACTACTACTTTACTAAATTATCTCATAATTACTTCTTTGTTTGaatgaaaataaactaatatagatataatattaatattctGAAGCAAAGCCGCGATAATGGAAGCTGATGTCACTGCCGTTTAATGACTTTTTAAATGAAAGCagtgattaaaatttattatttttgtcgcCACCCATTGCGGCATCACACTAGAAGTTAAATGAGATAATTGTTCAATATTAACAATTTgctagttttgattttacaattatAGTTTGATTAGGTGTAAAGCCTggatttaaagaaaaaattactatTCCTCGAAAATCCacctaatatattttgattagtCTAATAATTTATGGTGCAATATATGCATATACTGTAAATAGTTCTTATACGTTTTTCTCCCACGATGACGTGCTTCccacataattaaatttagCTACAGTATTATATACTAATGCCTAtacatatattgatatatactTAACATATGTATGTACGCTGTACTGGCTGGTTTCTAATATCACCAtgattatttttcaattacGTACGG includes:
- the IDH1 gene encoding isocitrate dehydrogenase 1 (isocitrate dehydrogenase 1 (IDH1); CONTAINS InterPro DOMAIN/s: Isocitrate/isopropylmalate dehydrogenase (InterPro:IPR001804), Isocitrate dehydrogenase NAD-dependent, mitochondrial (InterPro:IPR004434); BEST Arabidopsis thaliana protein match is: isocitrate dehydrogenase subunit 2 (TAIR:AT2G17130.1); Has 1807 Blast hits to 1807 proteins in 277 species: Archae - 0; Bacteria - 0; Metazoa - 736; Fungi - 347; Plants - 385; Viruses - 0; Other Eukaryotes - 339 (source: NCBI BLink).) gives rise to the protein MSRRSLTLLKNLARNANGSGIQTRSVTYMPRPGDGAPRAVTLIPGDGIGPLVTNAVEQVMEAMHAPIFFEKYDVHGEMSRVPPEVMESIRKNKVCLKGGLKTPVGGGVSSLNVQLRKELDLFASLVNCFNLPGLPTRHENVDIVVIRENTEGEYAGLEHEVVPGVVESLKVITKFCSERIAKYAFEYAYLNNRKKVTAVHKANIMKLADGLFLESCREVAKKYPSITYNEIIVDNCCMQLVAKPEQFDVMVTPNLYGNLVANTAAGIAGGTGVMPGGNVGADHAVFEQGASAGNVGKDKIVLENKANPVALLLSSAMMLRHLQFPSFADRLETAVKKVIAEGKCRTKDLGGTSTTQEVVDAVIAKLD
- a CDS encoding Plant regulator RWP-RK family protein, which translates into the protein MEGGRGGGDGNFLPNSNFGVFSDSAMDMDFMDELLFDGCWLETTDGKSLKQTMGQQVSDSTTMNDNNNNSYLYGYQYAENLSQDHISNEETGRKFPPIPPGFLKIEDLSNQVPFDQSAVMSSAQAEKFLLEESEGGRRYWIAPRTSQGPSSSVKERLVQAIEGLNEEVQDKDFLIQIWLPIQQEGKNFLTTSEQPHFFNPKYSSLKRYRDVSVAYNFLADEDSKESVGLPGRVFLKKLPEWTPDVRFFRSEEYPRIKEAEQCDVRGSLALPVFERGSGTCLGVVEIVTTTQKMNYRPELDNICKALESVNLRSSRSLNPPSREFLQVYNEFYYAALPEVSEFLTLVCRVYDLPLALTWAPCARQGKVGSRHSDENFSECVSTVDDACIVPDHQSRHFLEACSEHHLLQGEGIVGKAFNATKLFFVPEVTTFSKTNYPLAHHAKISGLHAALAVPLKNKFNSSVEFVLEFFFPKACLDTEAQQDMLKSLSATLQQDFRSLNLFIDKELELEVVFPVREEVVFAENPLINAGTGEDMKPLPLEEISQEDSSWISHMIKANEKGKGVSLSWEYQKEEPKEEFMLTSGWDNNQIGSGHNNFLSEAEQFQKVTNSGLRIDMDPSFESASFGVGQTLLGSRRPGEKRRTKTEKTIGLEVLRQYFAGSLKDAAKSIGVCPTTLKRICRQHGITRWPSRKIKKVGHSLKKLQLVIDSVQGVQGSIQLDSFYTSFPELSSPHMSGTGTSFKNPNAQTENGVSAQGTAAAPKSPPSSSCSHSSGSSTCCSTGANQSTNTGTTSNTVTTLMAENASAILKRARSEVRLHTMNQDETKSLSRTLSHKTFSEHPLFENPPRLPENSSRKLKAGGASKVKATFGEAKVRFTLLPTWGFRELQHEIARRFNIDNIAPFDLKYLDDDKEWVLLTCEADLEECIDIYRSSQSRTIKISVHEASQVKLGGSFGSIGLGPSL